The proteins below are encoded in one region of Sminthopsis crassicaudata isolate SCR6 chromosome 1, ASM4859323v1, whole genome shotgun sequence:
- the LOC141550519 gene encoding ATP-sensitive inward rectifier potassium channel 12 isoform X1: protein MTKWTSFKAIEPSKPATQWCSFRQRRRLTLPVSDSLGGVPDRGTGSASSQPVRKADRRLSSSWPRAKRPPAFCDQASAPGPNGTLPNLLDLSAGHICKTLDFSQRGAGPSGSSGTGGSPKIQGTPPAHNASSSGMTAGRVNPYSIVSSEEDGLHLATMPGANGFGNGKIHTRRKCRNRFVKKNGQCNIEFANMDDKSQRYLADMFTTCVDIRWRYMLLIFSLAFLVSWLLFGVIFWVIAIVHGDMEKSPDERNYKPCIQQVHGFMAAFLFSIETQTTIGYGLRCVTEECPIAVFMVVVQSIVGCIIDSFMIGAIMAKMARPKKRAQTLLFSHNAVVAMRDGKLCLMWRVGNLRKSHIVEAHVRAQLIKPRVTEEGEYIPLDQIDIDVGFDKGLDRIFLVSPITILHEIDEESPLFGISRQDLETDDFEIVVILEGMVEATAMTTQARSSYLANEILWGHRFEPVLFEEKNQYKIDYSHFHKTYEVPSTPRCSAKDLVENKFLLPSTNSFCYENELAFMSRDEDEEEEDDSRGLDDLSPENRHDFDRLQATIALDQRSYRRESEI, encoded by the exons ATGACAAAGTGGACTTCCTTCAAGGCCATTGAGCCCTCCAAACCTGCAACCCAATGGTGTTCCTTTAGGCAGAGACGGCGCCTGACGCTCCCAGTCAGTGACTCCCTTGGTGGGGTCCCAGACCGAGGGACAGGCTCTGCCTCCAGCCAACCTGTCAGAAAAGCAGACCGGAGACTGTCATCCTCCTGGCCCAGGGCCAAACGCCCTCCAGCATTCTGTGACCAGGCCTCTGCCCCTGGCCCCAATG GCACTCTCCCCAACTTACTGGACCTGAGCGCTGGCCACATCTGTAAAACTTTGGACTTCTCTCAGAGAGGAGCGGGCCCCAGTGGGTCATCAGGGACAGGGGGGAGTCCAAAGATCCAAGGGACCCCCCCGGCCCACAACGCCAGTTCCTCAGGGATGACTGCAGGGAGGGTCAACCCTTATAGTATAGTATCCTCCGAAGAAGACGGATTGCATCTAGCCACAATGCCAGGAGCCAATGGCTTTGGCAATGGCAAAATCCACACACGCAGGAAATGTCGTAACCGCTTTGTCAAAAAGAATGGTCAGTGCAACATTGAGTTTGCCAACATGGATGACAAGTCTCAGAGGTACCTGGCTGACATGTTCACGACCTGTGTGGATATCCGGTGGAGATATATGCTACTGATTTTCTCTCTTGCCTTCTTGGTTTCTTGGTTGCTCTTTGGGGTGATTTTCTGGGTCATCGCTATTGTGCACGGGGACATGGAGAAATCCCCGGACGAGAGGAACTACAAGCCGTGCATCCAGCAGGTGCACGGCTTCATGGCCGCCTTCTTGTTCTCCATCGAGACGCAGACGACCATCGGCTACGGCCTCCGTTGTGTGACGGAGGAGTGCCCCATTGCCGTGTTCATGGTGGTGGTACAGTCCATTGTTGGCTGTATCATAGACTCCTTCATGATTGGGGCCATCATGGCCAAGATGGCCAGGCCCAAGAAACGGGCCCAGACCTTGCTCTTCAGCCATAACGCGGTGGTAGCCATGAGAGATGGGAAGCTTTGCCTTATGTGGCGGGTGGGGAACCTGCGGAAGAGTCACATCGTGGAGGCTCACGTCAGAGCTCAGCTGATCAAGCCGAGGGTCACAGAAGAAGGGGAGTACATCCCCCTCGACCAGATCGACATTGATGTCGGCTTTGACAAAGGTCTTGACCGCATCTTTTTGGTGTCCCCTATTACTATCCTCCACGAGATCGATGAGGAGAGCCCCCTGTTTGGGATCAGCCGACAGGACTTGGAAACTGATGACTTTGAGATCGTGGTCATCTTGGAAGGGATGGTGGAGGCCACGGCCATGACCACGCAGGCCAGGAGTTCCTACCTGGCCAATGAGATCCTCTGGGGTCACCGCTTTGAGCCCGTCCTGTTTGAGGAGAAAAACCAATATAAAATCGACTATTCTCACTTTCACAAAACCTATGAGGTCCCATCCACACCCCGTTGCAGTGCCAAGGACTTGGTAGAAAATAAGTTTTTGCTCCCAAGCACCAACTCTTTTTGCTATGAGAACGAACTGGCTTTCATGAGTCGGGAtgaagatgaagaggaggaggatgacaGTCGAGGTCTGGATGACCTGAGCCCTGAAAACAGACATGACTTTGATAGACTTCAGGCCACAATAGCTCTTGATCAGAGATCTTACAGAAGGGAGTCAGAAATCTGA
- the LOC141550519 gene encoding ATP-sensitive inward rectifier potassium channel 12 isoform X2 has product MTAGRVNPYSIVSSEEDGLHLATMPGANGFGNGKIHTRRKCRNRFVKKNGQCNIEFANMDDKSQRYLADMFTTCVDIRWRYMLLIFSLAFLVSWLLFGVIFWVIAIVHGDMEKSPDERNYKPCIQQVHGFMAAFLFSIETQTTIGYGLRCVTEECPIAVFMVVVQSIVGCIIDSFMIGAIMAKMARPKKRAQTLLFSHNAVVAMRDGKLCLMWRVGNLRKSHIVEAHVRAQLIKPRVTEEGEYIPLDQIDIDVGFDKGLDRIFLVSPITILHEIDEESPLFGISRQDLETDDFEIVVILEGMVEATAMTTQARSSYLANEILWGHRFEPVLFEEKNQYKIDYSHFHKTYEVPSTPRCSAKDLVENKFLLPSTNSFCYENELAFMSRDEDEEEEDDSRGLDDLSPENRHDFDRLQATIALDQRSYRRESEI; this is encoded by the coding sequence ATGACTGCAGGGAGGGTCAACCCTTATAGTATAGTATCCTCCGAAGAAGACGGATTGCATCTAGCCACAATGCCAGGAGCCAATGGCTTTGGCAATGGCAAAATCCACACACGCAGGAAATGTCGTAACCGCTTTGTCAAAAAGAATGGTCAGTGCAACATTGAGTTTGCCAACATGGATGACAAGTCTCAGAGGTACCTGGCTGACATGTTCACGACCTGTGTGGATATCCGGTGGAGATATATGCTACTGATTTTCTCTCTTGCCTTCTTGGTTTCTTGGTTGCTCTTTGGGGTGATTTTCTGGGTCATCGCTATTGTGCACGGGGACATGGAGAAATCCCCGGACGAGAGGAACTACAAGCCGTGCATCCAGCAGGTGCACGGCTTCATGGCCGCCTTCTTGTTCTCCATCGAGACGCAGACGACCATCGGCTACGGCCTCCGTTGTGTGACGGAGGAGTGCCCCATTGCCGTGTTCATGGTGGTGGTACAGTCCATTGTTGGCTGTATCATAGACTCCTTCATGATTGGGGCCATCATGGCCAAGATGGCCAGGCCCAAGAAACGGGCCCAGACCTTGCTCTTCAGCCATAACGCGGTGGTAGCCATGAGAGATGGGAAGCTTTGCCTTATGTGGCGGGTGGGGAACCTGCGGAAGAGTCACATCGTGGAGGCTCACGTCAGAGCTCAGCTGATCAAGCCGAGGGTCACAGAAGAAGGGGAGTACATCCCCCTCGACCAGATCGACATTGATGTCGGCTTTGACAAAGGTCTTGACCGCATCTTTTTGGTGTCCCCTATTACTATCCTCCACGAGATCGATGAGGAGAGCCCCCTGTTTGGGATCAGCCGACAGGACTTGGAAACTGATGACTTTGAGATCGTGGTCATCTTGGAAGGGATGGTGGAGGCCACGGCCATGACCACGCAGGCCAGGAGTTCCTACCTGGCCAATGAGATCCTCTGGGGTCACCGCTTTGAGCCCGTCCTGTTTGAGGAGAAAAACCAATATAAAATCGACTATTCTCACTTTCACAAAACCTATGAGGTCCCATCCACACCCCGTTGCAGTGCCAAGGACTTGGTAGAAAATAAGTTTTTGCTCCCAAGCACCAACTCTTTTTGCTATGAGAACGAACTGGCTTTCATGAGTCGGGAtgaagatgaagaggaggaggatgacaGTCGAGGTCTGGATGACCTGAGCCCTGAAAACAGACATGACTTTGATAGACTTCAGGCCACAATAGCTCTTGATCAGAGATCTTACAGAAGGGAGTCAGAAATCTGA